One Bemisia tabaci chromosome 4, PGI_BMITA_v3 genomic window, TATGATGACTCTGCTCTAGGTAGTCTAATATTTTTAAGCGATTCATCATCAAGCTCACTCGTTGAGACAAAAATCAGTCTGACTGACTGATTGGCTCTAAGTTATTACCATGCGACAGCTGAGTGCCAAGAGTAATCCTTAATTCCTACACCACCTATCAATCCTGTAACTTCTGAGCAAACTGAGatagaaacttgaaattttgtggttGCACCTAGGTCAATGGAAACTACTATTGGGACCCTCCCCCGcctcttaaattttaaggggttcattccatgccaaatcaaaccaaaatttgacCTGACCTCTtagaatttgataaaatttggcaCACTCACTCTACTCATTGGCCTGATTCCTAAACTTTGAGTTTTAAATGTTTTTGTTTATTAGTTGAACTTACTTTGAGCTTTAAAGTTTGAGTAAAATAACAGAGGTTATCCCCTTCAATTGCCTGTATTTTCGGAGCCATTAATTTGATCTGTACTGTTCTGGTGCTGATTAACAGCTCTTGAAACGGTCTTACTATGTATCAAAGTTGAACTTATATTTGATTTATGTACGTGGAAAGACTGTTTCAAGAGCTTTTAAACTGTACCAGAACAATTCAGATCGAATGAACGGCTCTAAAAATATAGGCAATTGAAGGGGATAACCTCTGTTATTTTACTCGAACTTTAAAGCTCAATTAAAGTTCAACTAATGGgcgaaaacattaaaaaatcaaagttttggAATCAGGTCAATGAGTAGAGTGAGTGtacaaatttcatcaaattctgaagaagttgggtcaaattttggtttgatttaGCATGGAATGACTCGGGGATCACTCTGAAAAAGGACAAGGATCCTTCGGGGTGGTGCGTGATCTTGAATTACTCTGCATGCACTCAGATGGCTTCATTGATTAGTGGTatcataataaataaaaaaatttccccccAGACAAGAAGTGAGTCATAAATACTCGTAAAGTTGTACCATAGGGTTCTTCCAGGAAAATAATGACTTTTGATTCCAAGTCACATAGTGGAGCTTGAGATTGGTGAAAATTAGGATTCATTTTACCTTAGGGaagtatttttgcaaaatttcaatggtTCAGCAGTTTTAGTTCAGCATGTAGAAGAAATAATATAGAAAAtatgccaccccccccccctcttccctcCCTCTTACTACAGCCACTAGCAATGTGAGAGGTCTACAGCTCCCTCGCAATATGATCAGTAAGAATTGGAAGTATGTAGGGCTTAAGTATTTTATAACCCTgatttctctgcaaaatttgAGCAAGATTAGACAcataggacgtatttatgctaaaagaaacagTGTTAGTCGCtattcctatgcacatagttccttatatcataaatatgttcaattgTTTCAGATATGTGAGCCTTgcaaagagaaagagagatagAGAAATGGGGAATAAAATAATGAACTTAAAATTCCAGTTTCTAAAACTGTTTACCAAACGTATATAGAAGAATCAGAAATAAGATATAAGGAGATAGATTATAATCGGAAGGGATAAATTTAAACTCAGACTGCATAAAAACTCATAGAATGCATAACTGATACTATGAGGAAGCAATCTTGTTTGGTCaaatattgtgaaaattttgaatttacctAGTGGAGTTTCCGTCAATTTATTTAGTGAATTTCAGAGGGGAGACACTTCTGAAACTAAACCATGCATTTTCTTACTGCCTGCAGTAAGTCTTAAAGTGCAGTAGAGAGGAAGGCCGTACACGAGTAACTAATAAAGTATTTTTAAGAAACAAGTGATTGATATTATCCTCATATCTTAAGCTCCTAATGGTCtcagtttttaaatgaaattgagcTCATACCCCGGATGGATTATGATGAAAACACTCGAACTGAAACTAAGTTCACAAAATAGGACATACTTACAAGCCAGTCCCATCCCACCTGTTTTTATGATCCTCCCCGGAATTAAgtggaaagttcaaaaatgagtCAAGATTTGTTGTTGAAATCGATTGTTCCTTATTATGCCATCAGAGAGCTTGCAAATCCATTTTTCCTCATCGCCCTGCTCTCTTATTGCTCAACTTTATCTGAATGTTAGAAATGATGAATCCGCAGTACCTAAGATCTTCTGATCATTGTGTCACCAGACACCATTCCTCCGAGATCAAAATTTGGTGTCCTAGTATATTTTGATAAAGAAGGCGTACTTACCACCATTCATCTTGTTCTGCAGTCAGAAATATTACTGCCAATATTCATCTGAAAATAACGTGGAGTAATGACCTTAGGGCTGATGATTTGAACACACCTCTCATTTCGATGAGATTTTGATGGTATGTCGTTAGGAGCTGAAGACGTTTAATCCGTTCGTTGAGAAGATTTCATTGATGAAGAAGACAAGAAACAGTAGGATGTGATTTTATGAACAACACCTTAGAATAAGGAAATTTGCGatatcaaagtaaatttaaactttaaagcCGACACTGTAAGGAATGAAATAGTTGGTATTCAATGGTTTTTACGAAACTTATGTGGAGTTAGTGGCTGTGTAAAAGTTGGGATCTAGCACCAAGCTTGAAGTCACAAGTCACAGAGCCAATGTTAAGTTTGGCAATCTCCAAAGCAGTTAATGTAGCTGCTTCAGTCACTCAAATTGTTCATCTCTGTTTCAGGTATCGCGGACCAAATGACCAACAACAATACCCGAAAAGAACGTGGATCAACCAGAATGGCTTCAATGGAGTAGAATTTGGCGGaccaactttcaagaaaaatttcaacaacaaAGGACCCATGATGAAGGGCTCATTTCCAGGACAGACATTGAAAAAACCGATCTGGGATTTATCTGCCCTTCCCCCCTTTCCCAAGAACTTCTATCAACCAGCATTGACTGTTGCCAACAGGTACACCTCATTCTAGAACTGTAGAAACTGTGCTGCAAGTAAGACCAATGGTCGTAAATGAAAGGTTATATAGGAAAAATGTGTTTCTAATtaaggtttttcaaaatttccgacctcatctaatttaataaaaatagaaCAATTCAACATCATCATTTGAAATTCCCAAGGAATATTCCTCACACTATCTAAGCagagaaatcaaggaaattttaataaaatgacGTAGTATTTTCGCCATTAGACAACCAGTTAGGTACAACAAGAAGTTTTGCAGTCTCTCTGTCAAAATGTATTCCGGGGATCTCATAACTGGAAAACATATTTGTCACTAACTTTCAGTTCATTTTCCATTGGAAATCAATACACCCGTCTTCGTCCTAAGTGTTCTCTCAAAGAATTTTATAAAGCTCTTGAATTTACAATACTTGATCTTAAGTGATTCAATCATGGTTGTCACTCGTAACCGCTCAAGGGAGTCTCTTTTtactttttggggggggggggggacaaagaGGCGAACATAATTGCATGAAGATCAACAAGGAAAGCACCTCGTACAACCACCACCCATGCCGAAAAAGTACACTGAATGGACCGCTTAATTGATTTATTATAATGTACACCTTGGGTTACAAGTTAGTTTACATGAAAAGTAAAactttaaatagaaaaaatgaaataatcatCAAAGCTAGAGACTAATCAATGCTCTCTAACCTCTATTGATTTCTGTTCACAGATCTGATCAAGAAGTAGAAAGTTACAGGCAGTGCAAAGAAATTACTGTTAAAGGTAACAACATTCCCAAGCCAAGTCAGTTTTTCTCGGAACAAAGTTTCCCTGAATCTGTCATGCGAGAAATCATGAAGCAGGGTTTTGCTGAGCCAACAGCTATTCAAGCACAAGGTTGGCCATCGCGCTCAGCGGAAGGAATCTTGTTGGAATTGCTCAGACAGGTTCTGGCAAGACTTTGGCGGTAAGTTAACTCTCTACTTATCAGATGTAACAATTATTTTTGGCgaaacaattttggacataatGATCAGGATAGCATGTAATGCCTATTAAGTAACCGTGATAAAGAACTctgtaattaattttaatgGGCCTTACAGCAAGGCAATTTAAACACCACACAGCATGGTTTTCCCCCAACTGTTTTGAGAGAAAAACTAATTGCACAACAGGGAGTCTGACAATAAACTCCTACTTAATACTTGAAAGTTAACGATCAACATTGGGTGAGTGGTCATAATTCAAAATCTAATTTCTATCTGATCTGTTTTAAAAGTATCTGTACGCACCTAGTGGCCGATCTCTTATTTCCCCAGTTCAATCGGAGTCACTATTGTTGGCAGCTGTTAGAGCCTCCAGCAAAGTATTTTATTTGAAGATGCGTTCGTCCTCCAAAACCAAGCAAGTTTCCCTCAGGAGACATTGGTATGCCAGAAGCCCTAGCCAAGATAGTTCCTCTGTTAAGTTTccctatttttaattttcatattttgttgtTACAGTACATGTTGCCTGCTGCTGTTCACATCAGCCATCAACCTAAGATTTCTCGTGGGGATGGACCCATAGCACTTATCTTGGCACCAACAAGAGAATTAGCTCAGCAAATTCAGTCCGTGGCCAGAGAGTTCGGAAACCTCCGGCACACTTGCTTGTTTGGTGGAACCCCCAAAGGGCCGCAGGTAATTTACCCTTTTCTTTTTTGAGTTCTCAGGGACAGCGATATTTACTGCCTTTAGATTTAATCcactttttagaaaatttaaatcaCAGAACGTCTTCAAGGGATCTATTCAAAGTGAGCAGAAAACATAAGAAAGACTATTGACATCATAATATCTCTTGTTTATATCAGTGTGATACCTGTCGGTTCaaaagaatgaatgaaaaataatttctgaaaatgaatattctttacaaTCTCAACATGATTTTCAAGACTTTCCCAGAGAACAAACCACTATTGAATTGTTTGTAGTGAATAATTATGGGGTTCTTAGCATTAATGTATAGGGCTGATGGAGGAcccttaaaaattcgatttttaggttgaaattttgttttgagtTCTTTAACATACCTGAGAATAAATTTCAGTCTGGGGAGCACcgatttgcaaaattcaatttttttttcaagacccTGCCCCTCCTTCCCTCCCTCTCTCCATGAAATACACTAATACTAGCAGAATCTACTGAATTTTAGCAGCCTACTAACCATCTTTTTGGCAAGTTCATTGTTTTCTTACCGGTATTTGTTTTTGATTCTCTCTCAAGGCGAAGGATTTAGAGAGAGGTGTTGAGATTGTTATCGCTACACCAGGAAGATTATTGGACTTCTTGGAGCACGGTACATTCAACCTCAGCAGGTGCACCTACTTGGTCCTTGACGAAGCTGACAGAATGCTTGATATGGGTTTTGAGCCCCAGATTCGCAAGATCATTGAACAAATAAGGGTGAGTACTCTTtctagtcaaaattttcaatgtattttttgcAGAAAGTATGCAATTGCTTTACCTCTACACTTCTtctttcttggaattttcaattagaagTGCAATATTTCTGTGCTTTGAAGTTATGGTGAATCACTTTACTTAATTGTCAACTTGAATCTGCCAGGCTCGATGCATTGTGCCTGTCATTTATGAACATAATTTTATGTATGTTACCCAAAACATATCCAACAGATGTAAACTACTGAAACATGTAAGTGGGGTGAAAAAATTCATtgactcaaaataaaaaaaaaatgtcaccttCTTGTGATGGCCTCCAAAGAAAATGTATCAACATGAAgactttttattttatagagctcaaaaatgtttttttaacaGAATTCATTTCTTGATTGTTGAAAacctttttgaaaattactattttgtttaatttctcAAATATCTTCCCAAGAACAGGTCTTCCTGTATTTAAACAGGCTTATTTTTTATGGGTGCCGCTGTAATTTCTCTCCTTTTGACTATTTTTGTTTAGTGACATCTGCAATATAACAGCGTAAACCTTTATCAGtgtcaatttttcacaaattattGGGTGAGCAAATTATGAAGTGATGTACTCAGATCTAATAAGTTACTTGTTTTTTATTGCAGCCTGACCGTCAAGTTCTGATGTGGTCAGCAACTTGGCCAAAAGAAGTCCGTCAGTTGGCTGAAGAATACCTGGACGACTACATCCAAATCAACATTGGGTCCTTAGAATTATCTGCTAACCACAACATCAAGCAAGTTGTCGAAGTAATCCAAGATTACGAAAAGGAAGAAAGACTGATCAGTCTTTTGAAAGAAATCGGCAAGAACGGCCCCTACAAAGCAATCGTTTTTGTGGAGACGAAGAAGAAAGTCGATGATATCGTGAAGGTCATCAAGCGTGACGGAATTGTTGCTATTGGTATTCACGGTGATAAATCCCAGCAAGAACGTGACTTCGTCTTGAATGAATTCCGAAGTGGGAAAGCAGCCGTACTGGTTGCTACTGATGTCGCAGCCAGAGGTCTTGGTAAGAATTTATCATTAATATCACAAGTATACATTCTAAACAGTAGATCACTAACAATAAGTTGAGCTTATTAAATCTAAATTCCTCAATTCATTcctctatgtaaaattttgttgaattttcatGGCATGAGCAATGAAGCTTATATTGAGCCATTGATTAAATTTGTCATGATTCTGTAGGCTCTTGTCCCTAGAGTAGAGTGTAACATTGTATCAATCTTAAATCCTTTAAACCTCCCCATAAATGAGCTCATGAAAAGTTTCAGCCACtgctaatttttttataaattttacatTAATTGTTGTATATCATCTATTGGAAAGAGATCCCTTTCTTTTAACTACTTTGCTGGACTCTAACAACATACCTCTTTATCCTCTGTAAGAACTTTCTCTTACTAACTTAAGCTTTTTGTATTGCAGATGTTGAAGATGTCAAATATGTCATCAACTTTGATTACCCTAACTCGTCAGAAGACTACATTCATAGGATTGGTAGAACCGGGCGCTGTGAGCAGAGTGGAACAGCATACACTTTCTTCACTCCTGATAACCAACGCCAGGCTAAAGAGCTCATCGCTGTGCTCCAAGAAGCCAATCAACAAATAGACCCAAAATTAATGGAACTGGCCAGTAACTCGCGGGGCAACCTTTCCGGTATGTGAACGTTTTCTTCCTTACTTCataatgatgtaattttttaatttcagcaattttataAGGTGTAAAATATCATGGAAATTTTTACCTCCTACTTAGTCTGTTCATTCCAGATTGCCTCAATCTATGTGATACAATAATGATGAAGTAAATtgttttttgttgca contains:
- the LOC109043421 gene encoding LOW QUALITY PROTEIN: uncharacterized protein (The sequence of the model RefSeq protein was modified relative to this genomic sequence to represent the inferred CDS: inserted 1 base in 1 codon), producing MMKYRNNYENPNRNGAMYRGPNDQQQYPKRTWINQNGFNGVEFGGPTFKKNFNNKGPMMKGSFPGQTLKKPIWDLSALPPFPKNFYQPALTVANRSDQEVESYRQCKEITVKGNNIPKPSQFFSEQSFPESVMREIMKQGFAEPTAIQAQGWPXALSGRNLVGIAQTGSGKTLAYMLPAAVHISHQPKISRGDGPIALILAPTRELAQQIQSVAREFGNLRHTCLFGGTPKGPQAKDLERGVEIVIATPGRLLDFLEHGTFNLSRCTYLVLDEADRMLDMGFEPQIRKIIEQIRPDRQVLMWSATWPKEVRQLAEEYLDDYIQINIGSLELSANHNIKQVVEVIQDYEKEERLISLLKEIGKNGPYKAIVFVETKKKVDDIVKVIKRDGIVAIGIHGDKSQQERDFVLNEFRSGKAAVLVATDVAARGLDVEDVKYVINFDYPNSSEDYIHRIGRTGRCEQSGTAYTFFTPDNQRQAKELIAVLQEANQQIDPKLMELASNSRGNLSGRNRWNNRNRPEMNGENNYKPWMNKMQNGPGGPFNKFNGQGNNWSNGPQYQNPRYNNGQQVPQRYNQNQRTPNQMYPKTYQNGNGYNNSYQNSGNQPGYQGGFGGGYNSKRLPEKQLSRICKWKLPT